From the genome of Ictalurus punctatus breed USDA103 chromosome 5, Coco_2.0, whole genome shotgun sequence:
tttttttttttaaataataaatttaaaaaaataaaacacgatGCCTCACCGGAGTGGGAATACAGCCATGGCAACAGCATGTGATCTACAAAGCcttaaaaaatttaatgaagaaatattatttaaaaaaaaatttaatacatttaaaaaaaaatctaaatagaaACGAttaaagagagagcgagagttcGCCTGTAAATGAATGACAAGTAAGAGATATCAGAGAAGAGTTAGCGCTGGAGTAATGCTACCTAATACAGTACACATTTAACAAACCAGTATGATGGGGTTGTGtagaagcgagagagagaaataaaataccacacacacacacacacacacacacacacacacacacgaaaaatCCATTACAGGGCTGAAATCTGTGAGCCTtgctcattttgtttttgtattgactGTTTACAATGTCACCGTAAACAGCGTTATCATTTTCTCTGCACTCGTGAAGCACTTTTGGGGTGAAAACATCTTCAGGAGTGAGTGTTTAActttatatgaaataaaaaaaatgaataaaattaaaaaaaaaaaaaaaaaaagtgtgaaatgaAAACCCGGCTACTGTGGTGGACATGTTGCAGAAAACAGGCTTGGGTCGATGTTTTCCTGAATCTTCCATCATCGGGGAATATCATTATTCAGAAAGTTATTCAGAGAGTGACGCActcattttattgattttttttaaagcgagGATCAAATGAAGTACGTAAGGAATTGAAACACTCGCCGTTGTAGGAAAACAAACGATCGGGCGAAGCCGAGCTACTGTTCCCACCTCGGAGATGATTACTTTACGATAACGACGTGTTCCGAAATGTTCTGTGaacattcaaaaaaaaacacaccgtTATTTTATACAGAAAAGCCACGTCTGTATACGACGACAATCTGatattaatccgattaagacgatactctgattaagaaaccagcatgtaaacagagattattgacgaccttaatccgattaaagtcacactcggagtaaacacgaATGttattaagacgtgtggagtgttcctgttttagtcgcgttacagacacgtacacactttaatcacgctattaacgtcgtgtgggagttttcaccgcatcgtgagacaggacacgtacacacacggcggcgctcgaccgtttgacggcgaacgagagagcacggccgcgtcccaaaccgcgtacttacctgctgtatagtaggagaaatacatgtatctcggctactatacagacggcgagtacgcggtttgggacgcggcccacggcttcaagcgctcgtctatttgcacgtccggcacgacaaataattaaccgcactcgaagatttcgtaaaattaaacatgaaacacccaaaaccgtacacggtcccataacgaagaccgactgtacgtcgatacgtgaaattccggagggacgtcggacggcgtgacgtggggacgtaatgacgtgtgccgataatccatctatgttctagaacacgtaacacaggaacatgaaaggagtattctaaaagcgactcatgtaaacacctgaatcagaatatcgtcttattcagaatacggtcgataattagatcaccgccgtccgtgtaaacgtcgtCAGTGTGAAAAAGTCCATGAAACAAGCTCCTGTTCTCACGTAATGTTGTAGCAGCTATGAACAGTCCTCCCCTCACCATCCTCTTGCTTTtaagacaacaaaacaaaacaaaaacaaacccgcAGCTTTTCGTGTTAGAAAGTCGTGTTAGACTCCTCTCTCCGTCCCGAAGATGTCGGAAAAACTTAAAACTCGCAGCTTTTACAACGCACcgagactggagactccttccctaaacgtTCGATAAAAACACAGTTCTCTTCACAGAGAACTTCCTCAGGACACTACACCAGTGAACAGCTGATGACGTCAAACCTTCAAGGTCACGTGAAAACAATCgcactatttgaccattttagcacacagttatagaagggatttatttatttatttatttatttatttatatataaactatcccgtgttacccagatgaggacggatttcccttccgagtccggttcctctcgaggtttcttcctcgtgtcgtctcggggagtttttcctcgccaccgtcgcctctcGCTCGCTCGTTAGGgacaaattcacacatttaaaaccCATATAGAAGGAACGTATATATTTCCGTGACGAGGCTCGGTGACCgagtccactgttaaaagcgctacacgaaTAAAACAAGTGAACTGATCTGTACAAGTCCCTAGGGTTAGAGATAATCAATCAGTACTTTCCCtaccgaccaatcagaaccgaGATCCCGGCAGAGCCGTGACGCGAGACGCTCCAAACGTCCGCCTACGAGCGACGGCGCCGATCGAAAGCGCCCACTGAAACCCCGGGTACGAGACGTATGGAGTTTAAAAAGCGGAATTCTATCGatcattcaaaaaaaaatatttgtaaatacgCAGCTATGCCAACCGCGGGATGATTTAGAGGCTAAACCTGTGGCGATAAACGTCCGTTACTCGTTCGCGAACCTCAGAGTTTCACTTGAAACGCTTCCCGATCGAGTCCTTTCTGCATTTTTATCATCCGTTATCGGcgattttatttaatgtaaatttttttttttttttggctttccttTAGTCACATGACTAGAAATGAACGTGAATTATTTCATTcctattaacacacacacacacacacacacacagtccataCTTACtaaaatgatttaatatgaaTTTCTCTTCAAGTTTgcgtagaatagaatagaatagaatagaatagaatagaatagaatagaatatacTCATTTCTGAGCCACAAGGCTGGAAACtggaaagaattttttttgcatttaggTGCATGACAtggctttataaaaaaaaaaaaaaaaaaaaaaaaaaaaaaaaaaaaaaacccaacacacacacatacacacaatcttATATTATCATCTCAACAGATTGTCCGGatcatctctcacacacacacacacacacacacacacacacacactcacacacactgaactgaatgGCACTCCTCAAGTACTTGAGTTACGGCGTTTACATCGCGACAGTTTTGTCATTCTCCGAGGTTTCCTCATCACGTGTGGTAACGGTGCAGGCTCGTTTGGCTCACCGCTGCTCTCCGCCTCCGAGCTCTCGGACGAGCAAACGTTCTCGCTCAACATACGAGTCACTTTCGGACATCTCCATCACCcgcccttcctcctcctcctcctcctcattttATTTCTGCGTTTCCCTCCATCTCTTCAGCTCCGTCCTGGTCCTCCACGCTCTCTCTGCAGGCGTCCAGGGCTTCCCGTCATGCTCGGCTCGGGTTGGACGCGGGTTTGCCTTCGTAGCCGTACAAGAACGTCGCGGCTATGACCAACACGGCTCCCAGGAAGAAGATGCTACACAAagaagggggggtgggggggtgggggggataaGTAAATAATCACATGACACAGAGGAACAATAAAACAGGTATCGGTTAGCAGTCACACCTCGGGCTGACCCCACGATACCGGATCATTCTGATTCTTATCGAATCTGTTACGATACACTATACCATTACGTGACCAGAATCTGTGGTAAGAATACCGTAAATTCACAACAACGGTGACACAGAAGGACCTGTCAGTCACACGGATCACCTCGCTAGACTGACAGTTGAATTTTATTCTGTCTGTCCTTTTTCGATAACACTCCGCTTATTACCCGTCAATCAATAATGATGAATTTATGATTGCGGTCTCaaattcagtaaaaaaaaaaattcaaatttcaATCTAAATTGTCCAATCATTAGACTCGGAATAAGTACACATGAGCAGATGTGAAACCTGATGGTTAGGGTTCTGTGTATTTACTTTAATGGGTTTTATTTTGGAAACCTTATGCAGCTCAAAtctttctattaaaaaaaaaaaaaaaaaaaaaaaaaaaaaaaagtccagttACGTAAAGATCTTTATTATAGTTAAAAATGCACCGTACACCAGGGGGCGCTGCACAGCTAGAGCGTCAACTAGCAACCTGTCGATATACTCGAAAACATACTGCGGAGATCTACACCGTGTTTTACGTCCTCTAAACTCATCACGTCGAGTCTTTTTCTTTTACTAATACTGCTAAGCCACACATCTGACCCCGAGTTCAGTGCTTGTTCGACAGGACGCTCGACTGCAGCTGGACTCAAATCTGTACCTCGTCGGCTCAAAGTCCTGCAGCCAGAAGTAGGAAATGAGCGTGGACAGGATGATGGACAGGGACGTGGCGAAACCTTTCAGAATGTTATCTGCGTATTTAATAACAGCAGCTATGACCAGACCTCCCAATgcctgtgggggggggggggggggggggggggagagaaaacGGAAAAATATCACTACAATATAATTAATACAGCTGAATCAGCTTCATCATTCTACAACACGGCACAGGACTGTACTCAGATTTGATCGAGCGTACTGTAGATCTGATTTGCAGATGTCGATTCAGACGTGTGTAGGCGGTGTAAATCTCACCTGTAATGAAACCACAGTCCAGGTGATGGAGTTGTAACCCTGGAGCATTCCATGCTCCTTCACCCTCTCTCCGTCATACAGCAGCATTCCAAACAGGCCGAAAACCAGACCGAACAGACCTTTAgcacaaagcacacacacacacacacacacacacacaaagcacacacacgGGTCAGGGTTTCTTAACCTCACTCTGGCGCTCTCCAGCTCCTGATTTAActcatcacaggtttatattaacacacgCGCTCTTGTACGTCatggtttccatagtaacagctcattcacagggacttgtgtgTCGAACGCCGCACGTActctaaacctaataataaatggattaacaaaaaagttgtttttcaaCAACACAAACATTTGCGCTGGTGAAGCCGGTAACCCGAGGTTTCCAACACATtcaggagagggggagagagggggagagggaggaagagagagggggagagtgggagagagggagggtgaggggggagggaggaagaaggagagagagagagagagagagagagagagggagagtggggagagtgggagagagagagggagagagggtgagggagaaggaggaaaagagagggggattgagagagagagagggagagggggtgagagggagggaaagagggagagagagggagggggagagtgggtgtgagggagggagagggagcaagagagagagagagagagaaagagagagagagagagagagagagggagggagggagggagagcaagagagggaggaagagagagagagagagagagagaaagagagagagagagagagggagggggagggagggagagagagagagagagagagagagagagcgagagagagggggagggagggggagggagagagagagagagggggagggagggagagagggagagggcaggagggaaacagaaagagagaaaagagaggctggtgagggagtgaCAGAACTATCTTGGTTCATGgacgttccagaacattaaatgtaactataaatggataaaaagtataacgCGTCGCTCTCCCTGAACACTGAAGTGAAGGATGTTGaagtttaaaaagaagaaaagaaaaaagccacAAAAGCCCGTCGCGTCGGGTAAAATGACTTCATTTCTGACACAATGAGCGTGAGGAACTGGTGAAGTCAGCTGCACAGGTGCGGGGTTACTCCATCACCATGACAACAACTCAGGAAAATCAAGAAGTTACCATGACCACCATTAAAGATAACCTGAAATCAAGACTGACCTTTTTATACATTCTAAGTTCATGGTCATATTGGACAAAAATATACGTCCCCCCCACCCCGCCTTTAgtctaatgtaaaaaaataaataaataaataaaataaaataaaaaaaaaaaatttttaaaaagagttaCTTAAATATCTGGTCATGAAAGTGTcgttttaattaatattaacgTCTTGACGCTGAGCCCGTTTCACTCGAAATGCGTCCTATTACACAAGAAGAGTGAAGAATGTGAGTTTCCTTTTcatattaactttaaaaaataaaaataaaaactttactgGCAATTGCAATGACCTGAATATTTCACCATCAATGCCAGCAGAATGACGTAGGTTTTTATCAACTGCTATACACACAGCATATATATCAATCATGACGGGTGTATGAGGGAGTTTGTAGGGGTATGAAGGGTGCATAAAGAGTTTATGAAAAAGTATAAGGGGATGAAGGGTATATGAAGGTGTATCAAGGGGTATGAACATGTGTGAAGGGTGTATGAAGGCACATGTAGGTGTGTACAGGGTGTAGGAAGGTGGATGAAGGTGTATCGAGGGTGTAGGAGGGTGGATGAAGGTGTATCGAGGGTGTAGGAAGGTGGATGAAGGTGTATCGAGGGTGTAGGAAGGTGGATGAAGGCGTGTACAGGGTGTAGGAAGGTGGATGAAGGCGTGTACAGGGTGTAGGAAGGTGGATGAAGGCGTGTACAGGGTGTAGGAAGGTGGATGAAGGCGTGTACAGGGTGTAGGAAGGTGGATGAAGGCGTGTACAGGGTGTAGGAGGGTGGATGAAGGCGTGTACAGGGTGTAGGAAGGTGGATGAAGGTGTATCGAGGGTGTAGGAAGGTGGATGAAGGCGTGTACAGGGTGTAGGAAGGTGGATGAAGGCGTGTACAGGGTGTAGGAAGGTGGATGAAGGCGTGTACAGGGTGTAGGAAGGTGGATGAAGGCGTGTACAGGGTGTAGGAAGGTGGATGAAGGCGTGTACAGGGTGTAGGAAGGTGGATGAAGGCGTGTACAGGGTGTAGGAAGGTGGATGAAGGCGTGTACAGGGTGTAGGAAGGTGGATGAAGGTGTATCGAGGGTGTAGGAAGGTGGATGAAGGCGTGTACAGGGTGTAGGAAGGTGGATGAAGGCGTGTACAGGGTGTAGGAAGGTGGATGAAGGCGTGTACAGGGTGTAGGAAGGTGGATGAAGGTGTATTGAGGGTGTAGGAAGGTGGATGAAGGTGTATCGAGGGTGTAGGAAGGTGGATGAAGGTGTATCGAGGGTGTAGGAAGGTGGATGAAGGCGTGTACAGGGTGTAGGAAGGTGGATGAAGGCGTGTACAGGGTGTAGGAAGGTGGATTAAGGCGTGTACAGGGTGTAGGAAGGTGGATGAAGGTGTATCGAGGGTGTAGGAAGGTGGATGAAGGTGTATCGAGGGTGTAGGAAGGTGGATGAAGGCGTGTACAGGGTGTAGGAGGGTGGATGAAGGTGTATCGAGGGTGTAGGAGGGTGGATGAAGGCGTGTACAGGGTGTAGGGAGGTGGATGAAGGTGTATCGAGGGTGTAGGAAGGTGGATGAAGGCGTGTACAGGGTGTAGGGAGGGTGTATGAGTATAAAGCAGGAAAGTGTTGTTCCGCTGCACTGAAGCAGAATAAGCGAATCTCACGCTCAGATTAAGCAGAAGAAACACAGGCGGCGCCTTTAAAACTCCAACAGCACACGCCGTGATAAAAATACGCCCGACAAGACAACATTcttcctaacacacacacacacacacacacacacacacacacacacacacggtgattATGTCTCCGCTGGGAACAGTGTTCATTTAAGGAAGCACGAACACAGTGAAGAAAAATATACTTTAGTATAAAAACAGTTATACTAgttaacagttgttttttttttttttatcttatttgtCTCTTCATGTTTGCAATTAcgcagttcaattttatttagatatttatttattgtaaacgATTCTGAAGCGGATTTTGGACGAACGTCAAGATGTCGAGGACAATCCTACGatcttgtattttttatttttttatttttttttaaacgggacaagaaaaaaaacgcaaataaacttattttgttCATCAGATGATGGAgtaagatttcatgaaactccTGAATTAAAAAAGATACACACGTGGGAAGAGGAAGACAAAACGGCAACGATCCGTCTGGGAGTCGACTCTTATTGGCGAGCTGAACCAAACGATTCGACTCACTGAAAAAGAGTCGCGATTCCAATCAATATTTCTTAGTGATCATTAATTACGAAaccacttatttatttaacaacagCATTTggttgggtttttatttatgtatgtatgtatgtatgtatttatttatttattttctatgcCCTTAGCTGCTCTTCATCAAATAATGAATTACATTCAACAACCACACCATTGCTACCAGTATTAATAGTACTAAGGGTGCTGATATATGGATCTCCAtctcacgcacgcacacacacacacagatatatatattatatatatatatatatatatatatatatatatatatatatatattatatatatatattatatacaagaCTGACCGAGCTGGATGTTTCTGATCCACACACTCTGCTTGCTCTCTTTGAGGATTTTCTCAAAGTAAACCCCAGCAAAGCCGCTGGAGCAGCAGGCCACCAACACGGCCACCAAACCCACGAACGGAGACCCCGTTGTGGGCTCCTGCTTctcgggggaacctggagagtCGGTGGGCCActgcacaacacacaaacacacaatcacaaactGTTAATCTGTTAACAAACGACTTCGTATTAATCCCCTATTAGACCATGTACATCTGCGCAATCGAGGGAAATAACTGGAATGTACCCAAACAGATCAGTCTAGCTAGCTGCCTAACATTAGTCCTGGACTCGAACGGAAAGACTTCGCAGATGGGGAAATAAAGCCTTTGATCAAACACACAAAGTCCAGATGACTACTATACAATCAGACTGACACTAGAGGATAAAGTCTGTGTGTTTACCTGCACAAGAGCTACTCCGGTCATCAAAATGATCAGCGAGAGCCACTGATAGAGACCAAGCCTGCGGCCCAACATGGAGACAGAAAACAGGGCCGTGGTGAGGATCTTCAGCTGGTAGGTCACCTGAAACGGAGGGAGCGAGGGGGCGTGACGCAGAAGTGAGGAACGACCCGCGGAGGAAAAGAAAGTGGTAGCACTGTTTGATAAAATCACGGGTAGACTGCTGCGCTGCTgctagaagaggaataaaacacttcagcgCATACCGCAATGGGAAATTAATAAACATTCCGGCGTGATAAACGTaactgcttcatcacaccatcccttcattgattattttcctcgaACAGCGCGACAcggtcatgttttattcctcacttagCTTCGCCGCTTGTTATGCGTATCGACCGTCCGTCACACCTATTTGTTTGCTTAAAATAAACAGATCAACAGtggtatcatcatcatcatcatcatcatttatgAATTATTAGAATCAAAATCATAGAAATATGGTTTTTAAAATTCGACAGAAACATGTCCAAGTAGAATTTTGCGTAAGATTACTATTAAgacattttctaaaaaaaaaaaaaaaaaaaaaaaaatattgtacaaGCCCCGCCTCCTGTGAAGTATAACAACTAATGATAAGACACACTGATGAAATCTGTAcagtaataacagtaataattgTAATTTTAAAGACAATAATAAGGCAATTGCCGTGGCGAATGTTTACACGACGTGGCCTTTTACGTGCAAGATTTTAATAGCAGCCCTTGAGAAGTGCCATACATCGAATATTGTGTTAACGGCTCCGCCTCTCCGCTTTAATTACACGTTTCTTTGCAGATAATTAAGATGCTGTCACGAAGGGGGTGAAATGGAGAGCGCAGCTGGTTCTCGAGGAGAGAACACCCACATACTGAGCTAATATTACTGCGAGAAAGCAGCATATGCATAAAGTACTGTTCGTtcggggtttatttatttatttaaataggtTTTTATGACTATCACTCATCCCTAGCTCAGAATATAAGTGTTGATGGAACAGATGAATGATGGACCAGATTTGTGTGTCGATGCATGGACTGACGTATAACTACATcgatggatgaatgagtgaataaacACTGTACATGTATGGATTGGCAAATGTATGGAGGTCATGGAAGATAAACagacaggtggatggatggatggacagaaggAGGAATACATGCAGGTAGGTATGTGTGGATGGATAGCTGGACGAACGTGTGGATGATTTAATGCACAAACGGACTGGATGGAAAACATGGATGCGTGACGGCTGTATAGAGAGACGGGTGGATTGATACGTGGACGGTCggttgaatggatggatgaaaagaaagatgaaGACAGTGGTATGAATGGATAAGTGGATAGATGAATGGGAGATGTACGGCTAggtggctggatggatgaacgAAATGAGATGTGAAGACAAATGGGTGGGTGGACGGATGGATacatttatggatggatggatgaataaaataTGAGATGTATAGACAGACGGATGGGTGAACGGATGAATGAAACGAGAAATGTATGGACAGACGGGCGGAAGAATACCTCTACGGGTGGGTTGGTGGAttaaccatcaactgctcagctgtataaacaCTGAGATAACCGTAAGTCGCACTGggtaagggcgtctgccaaacgccataaatgtaacaatgtaaatgtatgagGAATCAATTTATACGTttatggatgaatgaatgaaataggAGCTGTATGAATGGAGCcgggtgaatgaatgaaagaaatgaaaatgtgtatAGGTGGATGACAACATGACAaatgtatagatggatagatgtgAGACGTGTGAATAGATagatgggtgaatggatgaatgaaatgagaactgtatagacagatggatggatggatgggtgaatggatgaatgaaatgagaactgtatagacagatggatgggtggatggatggatgggtgaatggatgaatgaaatgagaactgtatagacagatggatggatggatgggtgaatggatgaatgaaatgagaactgtacagacagatggatgggtagatgggaggatggatggatgggtgaatggatgaatgaaatgagaactgtacagacagatggatgggtggatgggaggatggatgggtgggtgaatggatgaatgaaatgagaactgtatagacagatggatggatggatgggtgaatggatgaatgaaatgagaactgtatagacagatggatgggtggatggatggatgggtgaatggatgaatgaaatgagaactgtatagacagatggatggatggatgggtgaatggatgaatgaaatgagaactgtacagacagatggatgggtagatgggaggatggatggatgggtgaatggatgaatgaaatgagaactgtacagacagatggatgggtggatgggaggatggatgggtgggtgaatggatgaatgaaatgagaactgtatagacagatggatggatgggaggatggatgggtgggtgaatggatgaatgaaatgagaactgtacagacagatggatggatggatgggaggatggatgggtgggtgaatggatgaatgaaatgagaactgtatagacagatggatggatgggtgggtgaatggatggatgggtgaatggatgaatgaaatgagaactgtatagacagatggatggtggatgggTGAATGAAATGTGGCTGtagaaatgaatggatgaatgaaatgTGAGATGTTTACACGGATGTATGAATGAACACACGTGGAtatacagatggatggatgttcagaTGTACAGATGAGTGCACGACGGTCTTCTCCTTCCACTACCTGGTATGTAGCAGCGTCGAGGTTGGAAAGCGCCAGGTACAGCAGGTTGTTCTGCAGCGTGTAGATTCCTGAGGGAACGGCCAGCTTCAGCGTCTCCACTGGCTTATGGAGGATCTCCTGCCTGAGGACGCTGCTCAGAGCACGTACGCTGTAACCTGACCACCACACGCCAAGGACAGAGACGAGACGAGACAAAACTGACAGTCagataaatattaaacatgaaGCTCACGAAGCAGCAGGGAATCATATCTCACTGACCtcgggaaagagaaagagaggaagagagagagagagagagagcacggcGATAAcaggattattatttattagaacACATCCTTACAAGAGCTCAAGTATCTGTTCAAGtccaagtgaaggaggcgtggccactGTATCAGTCAGTCATTATGAGTGAGGTGTgaactctgaccccaacttcctaacatgctggggtatgcgaagaaaagaatttcactgggcacgtgtgaccaataaagactcattaatctgtcagtcacagtgaaggaggtgtggcctctgtaccagTCATTCCCAGTGTAGGAAGTGTGGCTTATGTGCCTGTCAGTTTCaacgaaggaggcgtggcctctgtatccaGTATTtctagtgaaagaggtgtggcctgtcAGTGTGTACCCGTCAGTCCCAgtgtaggaggtgtggcctttgtacccatcagtcccagtgaaagaggcgtggcgtctgtacctgtcagtcccagtgaagaaggcgtggcctctgtatctggtAGTCctagtaaaggaggcgtggcctctttcAGTCATTCGTAGTGAACGAAGTGTGGCCTCGCAAAACTCAAAGCTAGAAATGTTTTCCAATTACCCCTGAACCTTTTGCACGATTTGGCCAACTCTAGATCGTATTATACAGAAAGATTATGCGGTTTAAGAGTCCCTCATCACTTCAGAAGGTCAGAACCACCGCTCTGGCTGCGGCCGAGCCGAGACGGAGCCGTGAACTTACTGTGCTCTTTGCAGACGAGGCAGACGCAGGTGAGGATCTTGAGCAGCTCGGCCAGCACCACGGCGGAGGAGGCGAGGTAACGCGGCCCGTCTGCCTGCAGCGTGCGCGAGTATCGCATGGTCAGCACCAGCGTGGTCGTCTGGAACACCAGCACACCCAGAGAGAGGTACTTGAGCTGTGCTGACGTCATGGCCGAACGATGCCTCAGGGCTGAGCTGAAACGCACGGGAAAAGAGGAGGACAAGTGAGTGGAACTGAACTGGACTTAACTGGATCACAAATTTACACAAAACAGCCCATAATATTCAATTGAACGGAGTCAGTAGCAGGCTATTGCTGTGAAGCCCTACACTAGCTCTGGAGAAAACAGCCACCGTGATTGGAGGGAAAGTGTCAAGcgatctcaatataaatacacttgTTCCTTGAGGGTTTGCTACAgagcatacttaaaaaaaaaaaaaaaaattttaaataaaatgaaaaagttctGGAGAAGTACCAGTCGGGTTTTGGTTACAGAATGTACGACAAGCTTTGAACAACCTGCAGAACGACATCAAGTGCATtatgttttataaaaataaataaataaataaataaataaaaaacggaCAGTCTAGAGTAG
Proteins encoded in this window:
- the slc35a3a gene encoding solute carrier family 35 member A3a isoform X1, with protein sequence MTSAQLKYLSLGVLVFQTTTLVLTMRYSRTLQADGPRYLASSAVVLAELLKILTCVCLVCKEHSYSVRALSSVLRQEILHKPVETLKLAVPSGIYTLQNNLLYLALSNLDAATYQVTYQLKILTTALFSVSMLGRRLGLYQWLSLIILMTGVALVQWPTDSPGSPEKQEPTTGSPFVGLVAVLVACCSSGFAGVYFEKILKESKQSVWIRNIQLGLFGLVFGLFGMLLYDGERVKEHGMLQGYNSITWTVVSLQALGGLVIAAVIKYADNILKGFATSLSIILSTLISYFWLQDFEPTSIFFLGAVLVIAATFLYGYEGKPASNPSRA
- the slc35a3a gene encoding solute carrier family 35 member A3a isoform X2, coding for MSAGISVLQPPATNYSSALRHRSAMTSAQLKYLSLGVLVFQTTTLVLTMRYSRTLQADGPRYLASSAVVLAELLKILTCVCLVCKEHSYSVRALSSVLRQEILHKPVETLKLAVPSGIYTLQNNLLYLALSNLDAATYQVTYQLKILTTALFSVSMLGRRLGLYQWLSLIILMTGVALVQWPTDSPGSPEKQEPTTGSPFVGLVAVLVACCSSGFAGVYFEKILKESKQSVWIRNIQLGLFGLVFGLFGMLLYDGERVKEHGMLQGYNSITWTVVSLQALGGLVIAAVIKYADNILKGFATSLSIILSTLISYFWLQDFEPTSIFFLGAVLVIAATFLYGYEGKPASNPSRA